In Nicotiana tabacum cultivar K326 chromosome 21, ASM71507v2, whole genome shotgun sequence, one DNA window encodes the following:
- the LOC142175450 gene encoding putative xyloglucan endotransglucosylase/hydrolase protein 16, which produces MQLKLVPGNSAGTVTTFFLSSQGEGHDEIDFEFLGNVSGQPYTVHTNVYTQGKGNKEQQFHLWFDPTAAFHTYSIVWNPHRIVFLVDNSPIRVYNNHESIGIPFPKSQAMRVYCSLWNADEWATQGGRIKTDWKLAPFTAYYRNINIDGCAVLAGTSSCKSSNSANNAKPWQTHELDGKGRNRLRWVQSRHMVYNYCADSKRFPQGFSAECKSSRF; this is translated from the exons ATGCAACTCAAGCTTGTCCCTGGAAATTCCGCTGGCACTGTCACCACTTTCTTC TTATCTTCGCAAGGAGAAGGACATGATGAGATTGATTTTGAGTTCTTGGGTAATGTTTCTGGCCAGCCTTACACAGTCCATACCAATGTTTATACACAAGGAAAAGGAAACAAAGAACAACAATTCCACCTTTGGTTCGACCCAACTGCTGCATTTCACACTTACTCCATTGTCTGGAACCCTCATCGCATAGT GTTCTTAGTGGATAACAGTCCCATTAGAGTATATAACAACCATGAGAGCATTGGTATTCCATTCCCAAAGAGCCAAGCAATGAGAGTATACTGCAGCTTATGGAATGCAGATGAGTGGGCAACACAAGGAGGCAGAATCAAGACAGACTGGAAATTAGCTCCTTTCACTGCTTACTACAGAAACATCAATATTGATGGTTGTGCAGTGTTAGCCGGTACCTCGTCATGTAAATCCAGCAATTCAGCAAACAATGCCAAGCCATGGCAAACTCATGAACTTGATGGTAAGGGCAGGAATAGGCTAAGATGGGTGCAAAGCAGACACATGGTTTATAACTATTGTGCTGATTCTAAGAGGTTTCCTCAAGGTTTTTCTGCTGAGTGCAAGAGTTCAAGATTTTAG
- the LOC142175451 gene encoding xyloglucan endotransglucosylase protein 1-like, whose product MASKFSSAMLLLCILMSIQLLAASAGNFYRDTVITWGEGRGKIQEGGRGLALTLDKLSGSGFQSKNEYLFGRFDMQLKLVPGNSAGTVTTFFLSSQGEGHDEIDFEFLGNVSGQPYTVHTNVYTQGKGNKEQQFHLWFDPTAAFHTYTIVWNPHRIVFLVDNSPIRVYNNHENIGIPFPKSQAMRVYCSLWNADEWATQGGRVKTDWTLAPFTAYYRNINIDGCAVLSGTSSCKSSNSANNAKPWQTHELDGKGRNRLRWVQSRHMVYNYCADSKRFPQGFSEECKRSRF is encoded by the exons ATGGCTTCTAAATTTTCATCAGCAATGCTTCTGCTTTGTATACTAATGAGCATCCAATTATTAGCAGCCTCAGCTGGTAACTTCTACAGAGATACTGTGATTACTTGGGGCGAAGGACGTGGTAAAATACAAGAAGGTGGCAGAGGTCTCGCTCTCACTCTTGATAAACTTTCAGGCTCTGGTTTCCAGTCCAAGAATGAATACTTATTCGGAAGATTTGATATGCAACTCAAGCTTGTGCCTGGAAACTCTGCTGGCACTGTCACCACTTTCTTT TTATCTTCGCAAGGAGAAGGACATGATGAGATTGATTTTGAGTTCTTGGGTAATGTTTCTGGCCAGCCTTACACTGTCCATACCAATGTTTATACACAAGGAAAAGGAAACAAAGAACAACAATTCCACCTTTGGTTCGATCCTACTGCTGCATTTCACACTTACACCATTGTCTGGAACCCTCACCGCATAGT GTTCTTAGTGGATAACAGCCCCATTAGAGTATACAACAACCATGAAAACATTGGCATTCCATTCCCAAAGAGCCAAGCAATGAGAGTATACTGCAGCTTATGGAATGCAGATGAGTGGGCTACACAAGGAGGCAGAGTCAAGACAGATTGGACACTTGCTCCTTTCACTGCCTATTACCGAAACATCAATATTGATGGTTGTGCAGTGTTATCCGGTACCTCGTCGTGTAAGTCTAGCAATTCAGCAAACAATGCTAAGCCATGGCAAACTCATGAACTTGATGGTAAGGGAAGGAATAGGCTAAGATGGGTACAAAGCAGACACATGGTTTATAACTATTGTGCTGATTCTAAGAGGTTTCCTCAAGGTTTTTCTGAAGAGTGCAAGCGTTCAAGGTTTTAG